tgatcttcttaaaataagttattttaaaataatttgtaagctaaatgtttttaaaataatttattttagaaacttCTATAACTTTCCAAAGTGCTTTAACTTTAACTAGTTTCTAGCTTATATAACTGAAGTCATTATCTTTatgttatttacttttattaattacttcACCAAACACTTATAattatcaactaaaaatatcttatcatttacaaattaatttaccAACTAGTTTTATCAAATAGAACACTTgttataacatattattaaccttaacttcaacaaagaaaattcaaaataactaagattcttttatatattatactacATCGTACTTAGTcttgtgaaaaaaattgttttggccaataaaaaatgacattatttacaaaaaaatgtaaataacacGTTATATTacgaatttgaaaataataatttcttttatatattcttttcattttaaaaataaataatttgttgtttattttaatgaataaagttGACCTgttttaaatacataattatttattttaaatttaactcagcTGATCCACaattagaaacaaaagaaattatactttaatatttattgcttgttttattttatcaatatccATCTTTCTAGATTTatcaatatttacaaattcataGTTTCCGAGTCGAgtcgggtcgggtcgggtcgAACTAACTGACTTGATCCGGGTTTGTCAGGACGGACACTATCGCTCTTCTTCCTCGTCTTTACGCGAAGAACTCTTGCTCTCGTCTCtttctgactctccttctcgaTTCATCTTTGCTGCAACGTTGGTGTTCATTTGTTTTGTTGATTATGATTTGTTAGTGTTCGAGTTAAGGTGCTGTGTGTTAATGTGAATCTGCAATTCGAATCAGGTGAGCTTTTTGTTTAACAATGGCTGCGGAAGACAAGTGGTGCGTGGTGACCGGAGGGAGGGGTTTTGCCGCTCGGCATCTGGTGGAAATGTTAATCCGGCAAAACGAATATTGCGTTCGCATCGCCGATTTGGAAGACAGCATTGTTCTCGAGCCCCCCGAACAGTTGGGGCTTCTCGGCCAGGCCTTGAGCTCCGGCCGGGCCCAATACGTCTCCCTCGATCTTCGCAACAAGGCCCAAGTCCTTAAAGGTGATaaacctcttcttttctctctcaattGTTGCAACATTTGCACTCGCTGATGTTGGTTTTATGAGTAGTGCAGCATTAGAAGGAGTTGAGGTTGTGTTCCACATGGCTGCTCCAAACTCTTCCATTAACAACTACCAACTTCATTATTCCGTCAATGTGCAAGGTGAACCTCACTCTTCTGTGTATTTGCTTGTTTgaagtttgaagtttgaagtttgaatCTGACTGAGATTTTTCCTATGTAAGGGACAAAGAATGTCATCGATGCTTGCGTGGAGCAGAGGGTGAAGCGACTCATTTACACCAGCTCTCCCAGCGTTGTTTTCGATGGCGTTCATGGAATTCATAATGCTGACGAAACAATGCCTTATACACCTTCGGTATACACTTTAGCAACTCTTCTTTCACTGAATTCACAAATTACTATACGTGAACTTGAGAAAGATAGATAATATATAGTGTGAGCACTGGGGCTATATGTTTGTTATAAGACTAGCTTGGGGTGGTCCTAAGCGGAATTCTATTTGTTTGTTTCAGCCTAATGACCATTACTCAGCTACGAAAGCCGAGGGTGAGACGTTGGTTATTAAAGCTAATGGGACTAATGGGCTCCTAACGTGTTGTATACGCCCTAGTAGCATTTTTGGGCCCGGTGATAGACTGTTGGTGCCTACACTTGTTGATACTGCCAGAAAAGGGAAATCCAAGGTAGATGTTGTTTTTCCTTCTAATGGTATAGATTTTAGTGCCTTTATATTTAGCATCTTTTCTAAGGTAGGAAATGTCTCTATTACATATGCACATGACCAAAGGAAACTTCTATTCTATTAGGTATGCTTTATGATACGTCATTTGCCTTACGGTTGAGTCCAATGAAATAATTTAACCTTTAGTTTGACTGGTTTTTTTGAGCCTGTTGCTGATTTTAGTGTGTAACCAATTGGGCTGACGCTCATGGTTATTGTTTCTTGTGCATATTTGGAGTCTTAGTAAATATTTGGTACTTTTTGCTAATTACTAATTGAGTACTAATGGAAATGtaatcttgaattttttttattagcctTAGGAACATCTTGAAGAATTAGAGGCTAACCCAGATTGAATGAAATCGGACTCAGACTGCTAACTAAAACACTTTTCTATATAGCTTTGGGAGGAATATGTACACAAATGGTTGCAAAGCAATTAACTACTTATTAGCAGAAACTGCTTTCAGTCTTTCTTTGGTTCTCTCatttatatttctcttttgaGCAGTTCCTTATTGGCGATGgaaataatgtttatgatttcaCATATGTCGGAAATGTGGCTCATGCCCATATATGTGCTGAACGAGCTTTGGCTTCAGAGGAGCCAGTTTCGGAGAAAGCTGCTGGAGAGGTACCACTGAGATTCtgttattacttttatttgtgtttgtaaatgaaaattaaatagtaGACTTCcagagatgatgatgatttgttTGAAGGTTTAGGGTAGAGTCTCTTCATTTTGGAAAAAGAGGAAACATGAAAGAATGCTTGAGAAAGATTTGCCAGTGACCTTTGTTAAATTAAGAATGAATTATTGCATTTGCATTCTCATACTAAAGAGGTGGGAAAAATGATTGATTTGCAAGTTAGGAAACTTAGCAATTACTGTAGTATTTTCTTGCTAACGGATATTCGTTTTGTAGGTATATTTCATAACAAATATGGAGCCTATGAAATTTTGGGAGTTCGTGTCAGTGGTATTGGATGGTCTTGGATATGAAAGGTAGTTTATTACATACCGTCACCTTAAGTTAATTCGTTCCCTTGTTATGTAAcctcgttttcttttttcttttttatttgagattctCCCATAATGTAAAACCAAGGATTCAGGACACCAATATGTCATgcaatttttaaagttttcttcttACTAATAATCTATAAAAATAGCAATTTGAATCTCAGAAAATGAGTATTCATAATCTTAGAGTGACCGGTGGTCAAATCGTAATCAAACACCAAGGCTAACTATAGATATGGGAAATTTACCTATATTTAAAATTCGAATAGCATAAACTATCTTGGACTGTAGACCACTAGGGTTGGTGCAGTGCTGGCGAACTCGGGTGGCATGCATGGAATCATAGGTTCTAACCCTAATGCAACTattgtgttaaaaaaaagaCATGTATTTACTCTGCGTCTCGCTTGCTCTATTCATTGTAAAAAGGAACGTCATGGCAGTTTCAATTGtcatattatgaataaaattctTATGTGATTATACTCAGTTAACACTTATACATTGATAGCAATGAACACAGAGAAGgtgaaaagataaaagaaattattgtattattgCTCATTCTGCCTAAACAAAACAGAGGAGAAGAATCCCTCACCACACGAGATATCCTGACCTCATTCCCAATTACCTCAAATGCCAGCCTCCTCCACACGTGCTCCCCCCTCCCCTCTATGttctccctttctctctcttcaaaacagagaaagaaatCTTTCTATTATGATCCCAATCATTGGGTGTGTGCAGGTGGACCCCACAAAATGGGTTTCCAGTTCTTCCTTTCATACACCTTACTGAACTTCcctcttttccctttttcctttagaATTATATTTGTATCATAcatcctttttctttgttttttttttcatagtatGAAAGATGCAAACTTTGGTTGTCCTTTATCATCAGTAGCTCAAGTTGCTGCCAATTTGGGATGTTGGATTATGGGATTTTCTGTCTTGCTGTCCTGACCAGTggctattatttttaatctattttattcatatggaTGACTTCCTTATGTGAATTAGAATATTGGACTCTATTATTAATCAATCATTCCtaagttttgaaatttcttgcatttatatttgaaataaataatataattatgccTTTTCATTcagaaaaacaaacataaacattGTTGAGGCATTACCAGTGCTATTTTCTTGCTATCCGAGGCATGTTATCTTTTGCAGGCCAAGAATAAAGATACCTGCTGCTGTTATCTTGCCCATTGCGCATTTGGTGGAATGGATATATAGGCTGCTTGGCCCATATGGGATGCAGGTTCCTCAGTTAACCCCTTCAAGGATTAGACTCGTGACCTGCAGCAGAACTTTCGATTGCTCAAAAGCAAAGGATCGCCTTGCCTATGCCCCCATCGTAACAATGCAGGTCTCTGATATTTAtgaaaagtaataatatattataactcaAGGTTATCAAATTCGAGACTTTATATAATCTCGTGAGAGTCAagtaaactcgactcgtaaactcTTTTTACGAGTTTACTtcagatgaaaaaaattatataaataatatcttaattcaaataagtctacaaaattatataactttaaataaataaaatttatagttgtattgttcataaaaataaatattttaaaacataaatacttgaattattgtcattaattttgatgcatttcattaaatatataactttcaaGGTCGCAGAATCGTTCCAAACTCGCGATTCTTCACGATCCTATTGATTTTAGATTCTATCGAGTTTACACAGAA
The sequence above is drawn from the Vigna radiata var. radiata cultivar VC1973A chromosome 3, Vradiata_ver6, whole genome shotgun sequence genome and encodes:
- the LOC106756699 gene encoding 3beta-hydroxysteroid-dehydrogenase/decarboxylase-like isoform X2; translated protein: MAAEDKWCVVTGGRGFAARHLVEMLIRQNEYCVRIADLEDSIVLEPPEQLGLLGQALSSGRAQYVSLDLRNKAQVLKALEGVEVVFHMAAPNSSINNYQLHYSVNVQGTKNVIDACVEQRVKRLIYTSSPSVVFDGVHGIHNADETMPYTPSPNDHYSATKAEGETLVIKANGTNGLLTCCIRPSSIFGPGDRLLVPTLVDTARKGKSKFLIGDGNNVYDFTYVGNVAHAHICAERALASEEPVSEKAAGEVYFITNMEPMKFWEFVSVVLDGLGYERPRIKIPAAVILPIAHLVEWIYRLLGPYGMQVPQLTPSRIRLVTCSRTFDCSKAKDRLAYAPIVTMQEGLLRTIESYAHLKAENQPKTKREGPSKASKYLGNGRVADTLLWKDKKRTLITLFVLIAIYFNFIASENTIISALTKVLLFTSIFLFIHGILPAKMLGYTVEKMPKSWFHLSEDRSHKFALSVASSWNIAVNVLKSLAEGNDWVLLLKVVLYLFILSFLGAFSLQNLYTIAVLFSCFRNWTRLK
- the LOC106756699 gene encoding 3beta-hydroxysteroid-dehydrogenase/decarboxylase-like isoform X1; amino-acid sequence: MAAEDKWCVVTGGRGFAARHLVEMLIRQNEYCVRIADLEDSIVLEPPEQLGLLGQALSSGRAQYVSLDLRNKAQVLKALEGVEVVFHMAAPNSSINNYQLHYSVNVQGTKNVIDACVEQRVKRLIYTSSPSVVFDGVHGIHNADETMPYTPSPNDHYSATKAEGETLVIKANGTNGLLTCCIRPSSIFGPGDRLLVPTLVDTARKGKSKFLIGDGNNVYDFTYVGNVAHAHICAERALASEEPVSEKAAGEVYFITNMEPMKFWEFVSVVLDGLGYERPRIKIPAAVILPIAHLVEWIYRLLGPYGMQVPQLTPSRIRLVTCSRTFDCSKAKDRLAYAPIVTMQEGLLRTIESYAHLKAENQPKTKREGPSKASKYLGNGRVADTLLWKDKKRTLITLFVLIAIYFNFIASENTIISALTKVLLFTSIFLFIHGILPAKMLGYTVEKMPKSWFHLSEDRSHKFALSVASSWNIAVNVLKSLAEGNDWVLLLKVVLYLFILSFLGAFSLQNLYTIGVTFAFIAFYVYQQKEADIDDIFIKTHSFSCKLKSDLTKKFLSSKKID
- the LOC106756699 gene encoding 3beta-hydroxysteroid-dehydrogenase/decarboxylase-like isoform X3 is translated as MAAEDKWCVVTGGRGFAARHLVEMLIRQNEYCVRIADLEDSIVLEPPEQLGLLGQALSSGRAQYVSLDLRNKAQVLKALEGVEVVFHMAAPNSSINNYQLHYSVNVQGTKNVIDACVEQRVKRLIYTSSPSVVFDGVHGIHNADETMPYTPSPNDHYSATKAEGETLVIKANGTNGLLTCCIRPSSIFGPGDRLLVPTLVDTARKGKSKFLIGDGNNVYDFTYVGNVAHAHICAERALASEEPVSEKAAGEVYFITNMEPMKFWEFVSVVLDGLGYERPRIKIPAAVILPIAHLVEWIYRLLGPYGMQVPQLTPSRIRLVTCSRTFDCSKAKDRLAYAPIVTMQEGLLRTIESYAHLKAENQPKTKREGPSKASKYLGNGRVADTLLWKDKKRTLITLFVLIAIYFNFIASENTIISALTKVLLFTSIFLFIHGILPAKMLGYTVEKMPKSWFHLSEDRSHKFALSVASSWNIAVNVLKSLAEGNDWVLLLKELHLHL